One stretch of Methylopila sp. 73B DNA includes these proteins:
- a CDS encoding amidase family protein: MSADFDFMSATELARLVATKAVSPVELTRRALDRAAATQSSLNAFFLLMEDEAMSAAREAETAVVRGDELGPLHGLPFSAKDLMAVKGVRYASGSRAMADNVAEVDAPAVERAKAAGAILIGKTTTSEFGCKPVGDSPLTGVTRHPWDLSKTPGGSSAGAAASVAAGITPFALGTDGGGSIRIPCSLTGLSGLKGQFGRVAVWPTSATPTLAHVGPIARSIEDAALLFSVIAGYDARDPFSVAGPVPDVLGAVGRGVEGLRVAWSPTLGYARPDPEVVAIAEAAAKRLAEAGAIVEEVERVFDADPEDLWMAEFYAGVGTRLRSVVETKRDLLDPAVAVVLEAALAQEMRDYYDKVFRRYALRDQMRRFFERYDLLLSPTLPKASVPAGVDVPEGLEDRTLVSWVFYTYPFNLTGQPAASVRAGLASDGMPVGLQIVGRSLGEADVVAAAAAVERGRPGADDLHRRRLAPSLR; encoded by the coding sequence ATGTCCGCCGACTTCGACTTCATGAGCGCGACCGAACTCGCGCGGCTGGTCGCGACGAAGGCCGTCTCGCCGGTCGAGCTGACCCGGCGCGCGCTCGACCGGGCGGCGGCGACGCAAAGCTCGCTCAATGCCTTCTTCCTGCTGATGGAGGACGAGGCGATGAGCGCCGCGCGCGAGGCCGAGACGGCCGTCGTGCGCGGCGACGAGCTCGGGCCCCTGCACGGGCTGCCATTCTCCGCCAAGGACCTGATGGCGGTGAAGGGGGTCCGGTACGCCTCGGGCTCCCGCGCCATGGCCGACAACGTGGCGGAGGTCGACGCCCCCGCGGTCGAGCGCGCCAAGGCCGCCGGCGCGATCCTGATCGGCAAGACCACGACGTCTGAGTTCGGCTGCAAGCCGGTCGGCGACAGCCCGCTCACCGGCGTGACCCGCCACCCCTGGGACCTGAGCAAGACCCCCGGCGGCTCCAGCGCCGGCGCCGCGGCTTCGGTGGCGGCGGGGATCACGCCGTTCGCGCTCGGCACCGACGGCGGCGGCTCGATCCGCATTCCCTGCAGCCTGACGGGGCTTTCCGGGCTCAAGGGCCAGTTCGGGCGGGTGGCCGTGTGGCCGACCTCCGCCACGCCGACGCTCGCCCATGTGGGTCCGATCGCGCGCTCGATCGAGGACGCCGCGCTGCTGTTCTCCGTGATCGCCGGCTACGATGCGCGCGACCCGTTCTCGGTGGCCGGCCCGGTTCCGGACGTGCTGGGCGCGGTCGGTCGGGGCGTCGAAGGCCTGCGCGTCGCCTGGAGCCCCACGCTCGGTTACGCCCGGCCGGACCCGGAGGTCGTGGCGATCGCGGAAGCGGCGGCGAAGCGGCTGGCGGAGGCCGGAGCGATCGTCGAGGAGGTCGAGCGGGTGTTCGACGCCGACCCGGAAGACCTGTGGATGGCCGAATTCTACGCCGGCGTCGGCACGCGTCTCCGGTCCGTGGTCGAGACCAAGCGCGACCTGCTCGACCCCGCCGTCGCCGTCGTGCTGGAGGCGGCGCTCGCGCAGGAGATGCGCGACTATTACGACAAGGTCTTCCGTCGCTATGCGCTGCGCGACCAGATGCGGCGCTTCTTCGAGCGGTACGACCTGCTGCTGTCGCCGACGCTCCCCAAGGCGAGCGTGCCGGCCGGCGTCGACGTGCCCGAGGGCCTGGAGGACCGCACGCTGGTGAGCTGGGTGTTCTACACCTACCCGTTCAACCTCACGGGCCAGCCGGCGGCGTCCGTGCGCGCGGGACTGGCTTCGGACGGCATGCCGGTCGGCCTGCAGATCGTGGGACGGTCGCTCGGCGAGGCCGACGTCGTCGCGGCGGCGGCTGCGGTCGAGCGCGGCCGTCCCGGCGCGGACGATCTCCACCGCCGGAGGCTCGCGCCGAGCCTCCGCTGA
- a CDS encoding mandelate racemase/muconate lactonizing enzyme family protein, with protein sequence MKIRSIRAVPVSYRVPEGQNVTLGIGRAVKRDAVLLKVETDEGLVGWGEAHHGRCPGAVAKLIDTTLSELVLGMDALDVVAVWARVYKMQLASHGMGAAAALALSGLDLALWDIRGKACGWPLYRLLGGASRSIKAYAGGISLGWQDPASLAEEAQGYVAEGYKALKLRVGDTPSRDIARARAVRSAVGPDVDILVDANTGYTLDDVRRVTPAYDELAIGWLEEPFSPHDYRAYIQAAKLGRTPLAAGENHFTRFEFSRLLEDGAVSFVQPDLSKTGGLTESLRIAAMASAQRITVNPHTSATGINMAATIHMLAAVDNPGYFEGDVAKANPFRDEIGGTPYVIGADGGVRPQEKPGLGLEIDEAFIAAHPLIEGPCYV encoded by the coding sequence ATGAAGATCCGATCGATCCGCGCCGTGCCCGTGTCCTACCGCGTGCCGGAGGGCCAGAACGTCACGCTCGGCATCGGGCGGGCGGTGAAGCGCGACGCGGTGCTGCTGAAGGTCGAGACCGACGAGGGGCTCGTGGGCTGGGGCGAGGCCCATCACGGCCGCTGCCCCGGCGCGGTCGCGAAGCTGATCGACACGACGCTGTCCGAACTGGTGCTGGGCATGGACGCGCTCGACGTCGTCGCGGTCTGGGCGCGCGTCTACAAGATGCAGCTCGCGAGCCACGGCATGGGCGCCGCCGCGGCGCTTGCGCTGTCCGGCCTCGATCTCGCGCTCTGGGACATCCGCGGAAAGGCCTGCGGCTGGCCGCTCTACCGGTTGCTCGGCGGCGCGTCCCGCTCGATCAAGGCCTACGCCGGCGGCATCTCGCTCGGCTGGCAGGACCCGGCGTCGCTCGCCGAAGAGGCGCAGGGCTACGTGGCGGAGGGCTACAAGGCGCTGAAGCTCCGGGTGGGCGACACCCCTTCCCGCGACATCGCCCGCGCCCGCGCCGTCCGGTCGGCGGTCGGCCCCGACGTCGACATCCTGGTGGACGCCAACACGGGCTACACCCTCGACGACGTCCGACGCGTGACGCCCGCCTATGACGAGCTGGCGATCGGCTGGCTCGAGGAGCCGTTCTCGCCCCATGACTACCGCGCCTACATCCAGGCCGCGAAGCTCGGTCGGACGCCGCTCGCCGCCGGCGAGAACCACTTCACCCGGTTCGAGTTCAGCCGTCTGCTGGAGGACGGCGCGGTGTCCTTCGTGCAGCCGGACCTGTCCAAGACCGGCGGCCTGACCGAGTCGCTCCGCATCGCGGCGATGGCGTCGGCCCAGCGGATCACGGTCAATCCGCACACCTCCGCCACCGGCATCAACATGGCGGCGACGATCCACATGCTGGCCGCCGTCGACAACCCCGGCTACTTCGAGGGCGACGTCGCCAAGGCGAACCCCTTCCGCGACGAGATCGGCGGGACGCCTTACGTCATCGGCGCGGACGGCGGCGTCCGCCCGCAGGAGAAGCCCGGCCTCGGCCTCGAGATCGACGAAGCCTTCATCGCCGCGCACCCGCTGATCGAGGGTCCCTGCTACGTCTGA
- a CDS encoding NAD(P)-dependent oxidoreductase, producing the protein MADVDLAGRPRLLLTNAVHPDAEALLAAAADLVVAPDVAPDTLRRLAGDVDGIVVRAKLPDDIVAHAPRLKGIVRHGVGLDFIPVAAATAAGVPVANLPGSNTQAVAEYVIGALLALRRPLAGLDATLRRDGWAAARPLADGTGEIAGSTLGILGVGEIGRRVAAIARNGFGMRVLGASRTLANLPEGVEPVAIDRLFADSDAVVIACPLNETTRGLVDARLIGLMKPGALLVNVARAAVVDTAALVAALQEGRIGGAAVDVHDVQPLAPDAAILGAPNVLATPHVAGVTATSLRAMSMGAAEEMLRILAGERPKNLVNPDCYGAVPA; encoded by the coding sequence ATGGCTGACGTCGATCTGGCCGGCAGGCCGAGGCTGCTTCTCACCAACGCCGTCCACCCCGACGCGGAGGCCCTGCTCGCCGCGGCCGCCGACCTCGTCGTCGCCCCGGACGTCGCGCCCGACACGCTGCGCCGGCTCGCCGGCGACGTCGACGGCATCGTGGTGCGGGCGAAGCTTCCCGACGACATCGTCGCCCACGCGCCCCGGCTGAAGGGCATCGTGCGCCATGGCGTGGGGCTCGACTTCATCCCGGTGGCGGCGGCGACGGCGGCGGGCGTCCCGGTCGCGAACCTCCCCGGCAGCAATACGCAGGCGGTCGCCGAATACGTCATCGGCGCTCTGCTCGCGCTGCGGCGGCCGTTGGCGGGCCTCGACGCCACGCTGCGTCGCGACGGCTGGGCGGCGGCGCGTCCGCTCGCCGACGGGACCGGCGAGATCGCGGGTTCGACGCTCGGGATCCTCGGCGTGGGCGAGATCGGCCGCCGCGTGGCGGCGATCGCGCGAAACGGCTTCGGGATGCGGGTGCTCGGCGCGTCGCGGACGCTCGCGAACCTTCCCGAAGGCGTGGAGCCCGTCGCCATCGACCGCCTGTTTGCGGACAGCGACGCCGTCGTCATCGCCTGCCCGCTTAATGAAACCACCCGCGGGCTGGTCGACGCCCGTCTGATCGGCCTGATGAAGCCCGGCGCTCTTCTGGTCAACGTCGCCCGCGCCGCGGTGGTCGACACCGCGGCGCTGGTCGCGGCGCTCCAGGAGGGCCGGATCGGCGGCGCGGCCGTGGACGTCCACGACGTCCAGCCGCTCGCGCCCGACGCCGCGATTCTCGGGGCTCCGAACGTGCTGGCGACGCCCCACGTCGCGGGCGTCACCGCGACCAGCCTGCGCGCCATGAGCATGGGCGCGGCCGAGGAGATGCTCCGCATCCTCGCAGGCGAGCGCCCCAAGAATCTCGTCAATCCGGACTGCTACGGCGCGGTCCCCGCGTAA
- a CDS encoding fumarylacetoacetate hydrolase family protein — MRFVTFCDAQGDRAGVLLDERDAVLDLRHASMAEALGGLTPDVARFVAEGLAAVAARISAATPAPEALLPLAEVTLLAPFTPRRIFGIAHNYVCALKERGMPHPARPPLFMKSPDTVVGPGAAVALPAGVGGCTYEAELAVVIGRRASRVSAEEARAHVAGYAAFNDVSASQLIRADGSFDRGKNIETFGPFGPYLATVDEIPDPHALAVTLTVDGVTRQSGTTADLLFDVDQLIAILSQDGPLEPGDVIATGTPAGVAPVQTPPTWLTPGAVMRASVAGLGTLENPVVEGAPWNG; from the coding sequence ATGCGCTTCGTCACCTTCTGCGACGCCCAGGGCGATCGCGCCGGCGTTCTGCTCGATGAGCGCGACGCCGTGCTCGACCTTCGCCACGCTTCCATGGCGGAGGCGCTCGGCGGCCTCACGCCGGACGTCGCCCGCTTCGTGGCGGAGGGCCTCGCCGCGGTCGCCGCGCGGATCTCAGCCGCGACGCCCGCGCCCGAGGCGCTCCTGCCTTTGGCCGAGGTGACGCTGCTCGCGCCCTTCACGCCCCGCCGCATCTTCGGGATCGCGCACAACTACGTCTGCGCGCTGAAGGAACGGGGCATGCCGCATCCCGCGCGGCCGCCGCTGTTCATGAAGTCGCCGGACACGGTCGTCGGGCCCGGCGCCGCTGTCGCGCTGCCGGCGGGCGTCGGCGGATGCACCTATGAGGCCGAGCTCGCCGTCGTCATCGGTCGTCGCGCCTCCCGCGTGTCCGCGGAGGAGGCGCGGGCCCATGTCGCCGGCTACGCGGCGTTCAACGACGTGAGCGCGAGCCAGCTGATCCGCGCGGACGGCTCGTTCGACCGCGGCAAGAACATCGAGACCTTCGGCCCGTTCGGGCCTTACCTCGCGACCGTCGACGAGATCCCCGACCCGCACGCGCTCGCCGTGACGCTGACGGTCGACGGCGTCACCCGCCAGAGCGGGACCACCGCCGACCTGCTGTTCGACGTCGACCAGCTCATCGCGATCCTGTCGCAGGACGGTCCGCTGGAGCCGGGCGACGTGATCGCGACCGGCACCCCGGCGGGGGTCGCGCCAGTGCAGACTCCGCCGACCTGGCTCACGCCCGGCGCCGTGATGCGCGCGAGCGTCGCGGGACTTGGCACGCTCGAAAACCCCGTCGTGGAAGGCGCCCCCTGGAATGGCTGA
- a CDS encoding mandelate racemase/muconate lactonizing enzyme family protein — MSKVKKVTAHVIAAPVEQPFTSSRGWLYKTRGTCLVEIETDDGVVGWGECYGPSAVAKAFIDTQLGPRIIGRDPFDVEVVWEDLYNRIKDYGPKGMSIAAISGIDIALWDIVGKSCGKPVHKLIGGAFRTEVQSYATGLYFIDFDNLIGEAVEEAEGYVRDGFTAIKMKIGLGSVAKDFERVKAVRDAIGPDIRLMVDANHCFSVPTAIRLGRKLEELDIEWFEEPISPEDIDGYVEVSRALDMAVAGGENEFTRWGFKDAIVRKAMDIVQPDVCAAGGITECKKIATLASAHGVECVPHAWGSAVGLAATLHFLAAIPDQPPSLFPAPPLLEFEQCENPFRDHLAKEPIVQVRGVVQIPTAPGLGVDVDRSIIDKYRVA; from the coding sequence AAAAAGTCACCGCCCACGTCATCGCGGCCCCGGTCGAGCAGCCCTTCACCTCCTCGCGCGGCTGGCTCTACAAGACCCGCGGGACCTGCCTCGTCGAGATCGAGACCGACGACGGCGTCGTCGGCTGGGGCGAGTGCTACGGTCCGTCCGCCGTCGCCAAGGCCTTCATCGACACGCAACTCGGGCCGCGGATCATCGGCCGCGATCCCTTCGACGTGGAGGTCGTCTGGGAGGACCTCTACAACCGCATCAAGGACTACGGCCCCAAAGGCATGTCGATCGCCGCCATCAGCGGCATCGACATCGCGCTGTGGGACATTGTCGGGAAAAGCTGTGGCAAACCTGTTCACAAGCTGATCGGCGGCGCGTTCCGCACCGAGGTCCAGTCCTACGCCACCGGCCTCTACTTCATCGACTTCGACAACCTGATCGGCGAAGCGGTCGAGGAGGCGGAGGGCTACGTCCGGGACGGCTTCACCGCGATCAAGATGAAGATCGGCCTCGGCTCCGTCGCCAAGGACTTCGAGCGCGTGAAGGCGGTGCGCGACGCGATCGGGCCGGACATCCGCCTGATGGTCGACGCCAACCACTGCTTCTCGGTCCCGACCGCGATCCGCCTCGGCCGCAAGCTCGAGGAGCTCGACATCGAGTGGTTCGAGGAGCCGATTTCGCCCGAGGACATCGACGGCTATGTCGAGGTCAGCCGAGCGCTGGACATGGCGGTCGCGGGCGGCGAGAACGAGTTCACCCGCTGGGGCTTCAAGGACGCGATCGTCCGCAAGGCGATGGACATCGTGCAGCCGGACGTCTGCGCCGCCGGCGGCATCACGGAATGCAAGAAGATCGCGACGCTCGCCTCCGCGCATGGCGTGGAATGCGTGCCGCACGCCTGGGGGTCGGCGGTGGGCCTCGCCGCGACGCTTCACTTCCTGGCGGCGATTCCGGACCAGCCGCCGAGCCTGTTCCCGGCCCCTCCCCTGCTCGAGTTCGAGCAGTGCGAGAACCCGTTCCGGGACCATCTCGCCAAGGAGCCGATCGTGCAGGTCCGCGGCGTGGTGCAGATCCCGACGGCGCCCGGCCTCGGCGTCGACGTCGACCGGTCGATCATCGACAAGTATCGCGTGGCCTGA